TGGCCGCGCTGGCTGCGCCATTTGATTTCGTTCGGGTCCAGGCGCAACGAGCGGCTGACCTGATGCACCGCCAGCCCCCACTCGTAGCCCTGCACGGAAATAACGTACTGCAGGCCCTGGCGGAAGTCGTCGCGGTAGCGGTCGGGCATCACCCAGCGCGCAGTGTCCAGCACCTTGAGGTTGCCAGCCTGGCTGGGCAGGATGCCGAGGAACCACTCCGGTTGCCCGAACAGCGGCGTCAACTCCTGGCCTTCCAGGGAATAGATCGAACCCAGGCATACCAGCGGCACCGCCAGGGTCAACCCGGCGACGTCGAACAACAGGCACTCGAACGGCTCGGCGGCCCACGACGGGCGACCATCGCCGCTCACCGGCGGCGGCGTGATGCCGGGCGGCAGGTGCACTTGCACGATCGGCTCGACCACCACCGGCACCACGATGTCAGGCGTGATCGGCACCACAACGGGCGCCGCCTCAATGTGCGCATCGCGCGCCTGCTCTTCGAGCACCGCCAGCTGGAACTCATCCAGCGCGGTCTCGGGCTCGACGATAGGCTCCAGCAGCAGGACCGGTTCCGGCAACTCTTCGGCTGTCGCATCCTGCAGCAAGGCATCCAGGTAGGATTCCAGTGCCAGTTGCGGCCGGGTCTT
This region of Pseudomonas sp. MUP55 genomic DNA includes:
- a CDS encoding CheW domain-containing protein — encoded protein: MNRPLEFKTRPQLALESYLDALLQDATAEELPEPVLLLEPIVEPETALDEFQLAVLEEQARDAHIEAAPVVVPITPDIVVPVVVEPIVQVHLPPGITPPPVSGDGRPSWAAEPFECLLFDVAGLTLAVPLVCLGSIYSLEGQELTPLFGQPEWFLGILPSQAGNLKVLDTARWVMPDRYRDDFRQGLQYVISVQGYEWGLAVHQVSRSLRLDPNEIKWRSQRGQRPWLAGTVIEHMCALLDVAELAELIASGAVKTMAQNKRS